In Syntrophaceae bacterium, the sequence GTAAAAATTGCTTATATCTTAGAATTGGAGTGGCCAGCTTGCAATTCACAATACTTGGAACCTTCACGGCAGATGCCAGAAGCTTGTGAGGTTTGATGAATGTTCTGGTGCCCCAGCTGGCAACCGCAAGAAGACAGTCGTCCCCTGTATTATCCATTCCATAGTATCCCGATATTAAAGCCATTTTCTTTTCACGGTGATTAATATTATGATTCAAAACGATGCGGTTGAATATTTTCATTTATAGAGACTTCGTTGTTTCAATAAATGCCTTGATATACCGAGACTGTAAATTATAATTGCGGTTCCATGGGATATCAGTAACGCCCAGGCTGCACCGATTGTGCCGTTTGCAGGGATTAGTACATGGCAAAGAAGTATGCTCAGTATGCTGCCTGTAATTACAGCATGGAAATACATTTTTTCCAGTCTCGCCGACAATGCATATTGCGAAGAAACGATTCCAACGGCAAAAAGAAATAAATAAATACCCATAACAGGAAGTGTGTCTGCTGCCGCATGATATTCAGGCCTGAAAAGTAATTTAAAAACAACTTCGGGGGAAAAAATCATGAAAAGCACCACCGGGGTGACCACAACAATCATCACTGAAAAATATTTGATCAGAAATTGTATCTGATCGGACTTTGATCTTCCGGATTTTGTGATCCTCGCCACAGCAGGACGCCCAACTCGCGAAACCTGATCCAGGAGGAGGGTGCCCGCGATTACAAACTGCCATGCCGCCGCATAGCCACCAAGTTCCGCATAGCCGCAGTATTCTTTTAAGATAACCTGGTTTATCATTGCGGTTACCAGACCAGCGATTGCCGAAAACCAAATGAAAGTGTTGTTCCGAAATAGCCAAACAATGCCGTTTGCCAGCTCGGAATAGCTTTCTTTTCTACTTTTCATTCGTCTCATTACAAAATTATGCTGTAAAGCAAGGTATAGAACCACACTGATCAGTAACGATGAGCCTATGAATAAAATTGAAAAAGAATCTTTTAATATAAAAATGCCGATCCATATAAGTATGAGGTAAAAGAATTTTTGAAAAAGAAAGAATATGGCATGCAACTTTATGTTTTGTCGAACATCATATACTGGTTGCAGATCGAGTGATAATATTGCTGTCGCTGTAATAATGAGGAATACGCCCCAAGAGATGTAATACTGCAGAAATAGAAGCTTCAAGGTCAGCAAAGCGGAAATAGTAATGATAGTTAATATATAGCGCAAAAACAGGCTTGCCCGTACTAATGCTGAAAAACGATCGGGATAATGAATAAGGTCGCGCACAAGTGTGCGATCCAGACCAAAACGAATGAACACCTGCAGGAATGTGCCGATAACTACTGCAAAGGCAAATTGCCCGAATGCATCTTTACCGAGGGTATTTGCAATTTTAATTTGCGTCAGCCAACCCGCGGCGGCAATAATAATATTTACAAAAACAAGAAAAGATACGTTCTCTATGCTGGATCTGTAAAAAGTTATCAGTTCATTGACCTGATCATTCATCGAACCGACATCAAAATACTGTTTGAGTGACATAAAAAACGGCAAGAGATCCTAAATAAAGTTAAGTTATTGTTTGCTTCCAACCACCAATTGTATGGGGCATGCACAAGTCAATGATTGGAGAAAGAGACAATGATCGATATTCGCGAGTTGCATATACGAATTACTTTTGCCGGCGTGATTCATGAATCAGATAGTTACGCAAATTCGGAATATGATTTGAACAAGCCCGCTTTCCCGTCATGGATCTGAGCTTATTTGTGACGATCCAAGGCAGCAGATGAAAAGCATATTTCTTCATCACCGGGGAAGCGGAACCAATCATCCAGCAGTTCTTGGGACACGTTCTGACTTGTTCCCTTACTTTTTTTGCCTGATCGCTCTCCCAGATTTCCATGAAGTTCTTTGCATTGTTAAGGTTCCCCATGGTGGCATACCAGCATTTGACTTCCATGCCGTTGCATGGAAGTACCTCGCCATAGGGATCGATGAAGAAGTTTTCCGAGCCTGCCTCGCAGGGCAGAAGTCTCGGACAACCCCTGATGTAATGAATCAGGCCGAGGTTGAACAGGGCCCTGAACCATGACTTCGGGTGGTTTTCCTTCAGAAGCCGATTGATGAGTTCTTCCAAGTCGGCGATGACTTCATCCAGGTTGGTGATGACGTTGTCGTCCTTGTAAAAGTAGAAGGAATTATGAAAGGCCGCCGTGGCGAATTCCAGCTTCAGGTTTCGAGACAGTTCGTAAAGATGCAGCATGTCGGCGGAATTGCCATTCGAGACGGTAATGCCGAAACCGATGTCCTTAACGCCCATTCTGCGCAGCTCCAGGAGGGTTCTAAGGCCGCGATCAAAGCCACCTTCCCGGCCCCTGAGCTCATCGTTCTTCTGCGACAGTCCCTCCATGCTTACCCGGAACCCAAGATTGGGATACTTTTCGGCCATCCGGATGATCCGGTCTTCAAACCAGCCGCTGGTGCTGATAACAACACGATCGGTCTTCGTGAAGATGATCCGGACGATCTCTTCCAGGTCCCCCCTCACAAAAGGCTCGCCTCCGGTGAGGTTGACCAGGGCCAGTTTCGGGAGCTTGTGCATGAGATCGGGCTTGAATTCATTTTGGGGATCTGACGGATTGTCCCAGATGTTGCACATCCTGCAGCGCATGGGGCAGCGATATGTGGTGATCACGGAGGCTTCCATGAATGTTTCCCTATTGAGCCATCATTCAAGAATTGATTTTCTGATGCATTGGGGGCTTTGCGCCCGCATTTTTCTGGTATCGTGTTTCAGTTTATCGAGGTCGAGAGCGGCGGGCGGCATTGTCTCCCGACCGCTGCCGTCTTCCCTCGAGCTCATTGCGTGAGAAACGTCTTCTTATCATTTCAACATGCATCGATTGACGATGCATTCCATGCCATGCAGGGATGCAGATATGGCTCGGCCCCGTTGGTTGCGCGAGGACATTCGTCCTTGTGACCATGCAGATGAATGTCAGGCTATGGGAGTGTCTTCAATGGCAGGGGTGATCTTTATTTCTGGGGAATGCTGTGCTACCATTGCACAAAAGAACATCAATTGCCAGAGGTGAACGGCAGAAAAGTGGAATCCATCTTCAACGGCCACCGAACAATCCGTGATTCCCGGCGCAGACAGACTGTTGTGCTCCCTGTTCGTCAAATGTGGGCCGGTCCTTGCGTGAATTCCTGTTGATTCCAGATAAAGGCCAACCGGCTCTTCACGACGTCAGGCAGGAGGGCAATAAACGGAAATCCCGTCCCGGGACCCGGAGGGAGGTGGTGCGGTGGGATCGGGTCCACCGATTGACGCGTCCTTGTAAGAGCGACTTGAGCGGAGCGGGGCAACCGGGACAACAAGGCCCGTCGCGATTCGTGTCGCGACGGGCCTTGTTTTGTGATATCCAGATGCTGTCTCTGTGCCGGCAGAGCCCCGCCGGTGCCCTCTCTTCCGGAGGCTGGTCCTCATGAAAGACGAAGCGAAGACAAAGACGCAGCTCATTGAAGAACTGGACGCTCTCCGCCGCCAGATCGAGGAAGATCGGCGGCGGGCCGGAGAGGCGTCGGCCGCCCGGATGGCGGAAAAGGCGGGATGGGAGCGCCGGGAAAAACTTCTGCGGGAGATGGGGAGGCTGTTGAGGTCCTGCGGCGTTGCGCGCGAAGGGCTGGCGGTGATTCAGCTCTTCGGACCGCAGCTGTTTCCCGGTTCGGCGGGAGCGTTTTTCCTCCATGGCAATGCGGTCGGGGACATGGAAGCCGCCGTGGCCTGGGGGCCGGACCTTCAGAGCGAGTCGGTGTTTCCCCGGGAGGATTGCTGGGCGCTGCGGAGCGGAAGGACGCACCGGGTCGATTTCGGTCCCTCGGCCCTGCGCTGCCGTCACATGAAGGCGAACAGCATGGCCCTCTATTTCGACGTCCCGGTTGTGGACGAGGCGGAAGGGCCGTTCCTGCTGCATCTCGAGTATCCCGGCGATCCTTCCGCGGTGGAACCGGATCTCCATGAGCTGGCTGCGTCGGTGGCGGAGCGCATGGCCCTTTCCCTGTCGGGCCTGAAGATGCGCGAGAAGCTCAAAGCCCTGTTCATCCGCGATCCGCTCACTGGGCTTTTCAACCGGGGGTATGGGGAAGAGGCGCTCGGCCTGGAGATTTTCCGCGCCGCGCGAAGGAAGGGTCCTGTCGGGCTCGTGGCTGCAAATCTCGATCACTTCGAGAAATTCAACCATATGTATGGATACGAGGAAGGGGACGCCCTGCTCCGGGAGCTGGGGGAGGTGATCCGGCACCAGGTGCGCGGCGGAGACATCCCCTGCCGGTGGGAAGGGGATTCGTTCATCGTCATCATGCCGGAGGCCCCGCTGGAAACGGCGAGGAATCGGGCCGAGCGGATTCGCGAGGCCATCGGATCGCTGGTCGTCGTGACGGGCCAGAAGAAGAAGCCCTTCGACGCGGTGACAGCGTCCTTCGGCATTGCGGCGTATCCGGACTACGGGAAAAGCGCCGACGATCTCCTGCGGATGGCCGACAAGGCGGTCTTTCAGGCAAAGCGGGAAGGCGGCAACCGCGTGGCCGTCGCCCGGATGATCCCCCCGCCGGAGTGAGGGGCGGGTCTGGTTTTCTCAAGGGAGCCAAGCGGAAACGGCGGGGGCGGATTTCAAATCCGCCCCCGCCGTTTGTTTTTGCTATTCCTGCTTCCCGAAGGAGACGACGGCTCGCAGGATCTTCAGGAAGGGGCTCCGTTCCAGCTTCGTCCGGTAGGCCAGCCTGGAGGGTGCC encodes:
- a CDS encoding oligosaccharide flippase family protein, producing the protein MSLKQYFDVGSMNDQVNELITFYRSSIENVSFLVFVNIIIAAAGWLTQIKIANTLGKDAFGQFAFAVVIGTFLQVFIRFGLDRTLVRDLIHYPDRFSALVRASLFLRYILTIITISALLTLKLLFLQYYISWGVFLIITATAILSLDLQPVYDVRQNIKLHAIFFLFQKFFYLILIWIGIFILKDSFSILFIGSSLLISVVLYLALQHNFVMRRMKSRKESYSELANGIVWLFRNNTFIWFSAIAGLVTAMINQVILKEYCGYAELGGYAAAWQFVIAGTLLLDQVSRVGRPAVARITKSGRSKSDQIQFLIKYFSVMIVVVTPVVLFMIFSPEVVFKLLFRPEYHAAADTLPVMGIYLFLFAVGIVSSQYALSARLEKMYFHAVITGSILSILLCHVLIPANGTIGAAWALLISHGTAIIIYSLGISRHLLKQRSLYK
- a CDS encoding radical SAM protein produces the protein MEASVITTYRCPMRCRMCNIWDNPSDPQNEFKPDLMHKLPKLALVNLTGGEPFVRGDLEEIVRIIFTKTDRVVISTSGWFEDRIIRMAEKYPNLGFRVSMEGLSQKNDELRGREGGFDRGLRTLLELRRMGVKDIGFGITVSNGNSADMLHLYELSRNLKLEFATAAFHNSFYFYKDDNVITNLDEVIADLEELINRLLKENHPKSWFRALFNLGLIHYIRGCPRLLPCEAGSENFFIDPYGEVLPCNGMEVKCWYATMGNLNNAKNFMEIWESDQAKKVREQVRTCPKNCWMIGSASPVMKKYAFHLLPWIVTNKLRSMTGKRACSNHIPNLRNYLIHESRRQK
- a CDS encoding diguanylate cyclase, whose amino-acid sequence is MKDEAKTKTQLIEELDALRRQIEEDRRRAGEASAARMAEKAGWERREKLLREMGRLLRSCGVAREGLAVIQLFGPQLFPGSAGAFFLHGNAVGDMEAAVAWGPDLQSESVFPREDCWALRSGRTHRVDFGPSALRCRHMKANSMALYFDVPVVDEAEGPFLLHLEYPGDPSAVEPDLHELAASVAERMALSLSGLKMREKLKALFIRDPLTGLFNRGYGEEALGLEIFRAARRKGPVGLVAANLDHFEKFNHMYGYEEGDALLRELGEVIRHQVRGGDIPCRWEGDSFIVIMPEAPLETARNRAERIREAIGSLVVVTGQKKKPFDAVTASFGIAAYPDYGKSADDLLRMADKAVFQAKREGGNRVAVARMIPPPE